The stretch of DNA AGCGAAAGTTCCTCAAGCGAGAGTGTAAGTTCCCTAAGAGAGAGCAAAAGTTCCACAAGTATGGACGAAGTTGTATGAAACACTCGTATTAGGAAAGATTTTTGGCACAAAAATCATCTATATATGAAATAGGTTGCGCAATGAGTGCTCGGTAGAGAGAAAATCATTCTACGGAGCACTCATACGGAGCACTCATAAGAAAGTTTTCGACTACTTTTTAGTTAGTAAAATTCTAAAAAGGAAGATTTTTGAACCAAAAATCGTCTTTATGATTTTTAAACATCAACTTCAACATCGAAGCTGAGTGTTTGTTTTTGCTTGGTTTTTTATTCATGTTATATTTAATCAAAATGGAGGGGATATCATTGGAAAAGTTTCGTTTTGATTCGAAAGCAGTTCATTTTAACAAAAAGCTTAAGTCAGAATCGACTAGTAAGGCACAGCCAATCTATCAAACTTCAGCGTTTAAATTTTCTAATTTAGATGAATTAGAGGGTTATTTTGAAGGAAAGTCCCCTCATATGTATTCAAGGGTTAGTAATCCAAATACGGACGATCTCGGAACAGGTGTAGCTCAACTGGAAGGTGCTCCTAAGGGTGTTGCGACGTCGTCAGGGATTTCGGCAATTTTAGCAGGCATTCTTGCAGTCGCTGAGCATGGAGATCACATAGTGGCATGCGAAGACCTTTACGGTGGTACATATCAATTACTCGCTAAAGAATTACCTACCTTTGGAATCGAAGTTTCGTTTGTCTCTTTTGAATCAAAAGACAGTATTCGTTCTGCAATAAAAGACAATACAGTCTTGCTGTATTCTGAATCAATAACAAATCCTTTTTTACGAGTGGAAAACTTATCTACGATTGTGGCGTTAGGTAAAGAATATAATATTAAGACGATGATTGATAATACATTTGCAACACCGTATCTCATGCAGCCATATTTAGATGGAATCAATATTGTGGCGCATAGTGCGACAAAGTATATAGGCGGACACTCGGATATCACAGCAGGGGTTATTGTTGGTGATCAAGTCTTGATCGAAAAAGCGAAGAAGAAGGTCATGAATTTAGGCAGCAACTTGAGCCCATTTGAAGCTTGGTTAACGTGTAGAGGACTGAAAACTTTGAGTGTACGGATGGAAAAACATATTCAAAATGCTCAGAGGTTGGCTAGCTATTTATCAGAGCATGAGGGAATCAAAAAAGTGTATTATCCTGAGCACGCTTCAGAAAAAGGGAATGGTGCAATTGTATCCATTCTGTTAGGTGAAGACATTAATCCAAATACTTTTAGCGAGAAGTTAGATTGGATCGGTGTGGTTCCAACACTAGCTGGTGTCGAGACGACAATTTCTTATCCTATTGGTACATCTCATCGTGCGTTACCCAAATCTGAACAAGAACGGATGGGGATTACGAAGAGTTTAATCCGAATTTCAGTAGGAATTGAGGATTATAAAGATATAGAAGAAGCGTTTCAAGTAGCATTATCATAGAGCAGAGTGCTGCCATTTTGGTAGCACTTTCCTGTATTAGAAAAAGAATATAAGAAAACACTTGCATGTCCTATATCAACATGGTATATTAGTAATTGTCCGATTGAAACAGGACAAAACATAACGGACAGCAACAACGTCCAATTATTATCGGCGCGGGGTGGAGCAAGGAGCATAAGCTTCTAGTGAAATCACGTCGACTTGTCCTGACGCAACTAGCTTCGATAGCATGAACTAGTAGAGGAAAGGACGACAAACGGAATAAACATCATCCGTACACTTTATTATCGGCGCGGGGTGGAGCAGTCTGGTAGCTCGTCGGGCTCATAACCCGAAGGTCATAGGTTCAAATCCTATCCCCGCAACCAATTTAAAACTTACTACGTCGACTTACATCGTAGCTAGTTTTAGACTGTAGTACCTTTAGGTGCAACCAATTTAAGTTCATTGCACGACGTTGAAATGACAGCTTGCTCAATGAACATCTGGAGTACCCGAAGGGGTGCAACCAATTTAAAACTTACTACGTCGATTAAACTTACATAATACATACTTTGGACCCGTGGTGTAGGGGTTAACATGCCTGCCTGTCACGCAGGAGATCGCCGGTTCGAATCCGGTCGGGTCCGCCATTTTACATGAAACATAGGTTTCGTGTTTTTTTGTGTTTAAAAAGGTTAATTGCATGCTTATTCGACGGTAAGGCTCACCTTCACCCAGTTTTACATAATGTCAAAATATATCGAAAAGACCCTTCATTTGGGTCTTTTTTTCTATCTATGATCTCCTCCAAATGAATCATAAAAAGCGATCACTCCAATTCCTCCATGCTAGTCATTTTCCTTTTGTCATTTCATCTCATTTTGCACCTAAAACAGGACTTTCAAAAAAATTTTAATAGGGTTAAAACATTGTAGGCAATATCATGTAAGCGTTTACGAATAAACAGAGAAGTCAAAATTGTCAAAAAATAAGGTTGACTGTTTCAAAAAACGGGAGTAACATAGTCCGCAACTTAAAAATTTGACGGTTTTAAACACCTGTCATTGACCAATTATAGACCATTATTTCTTGATGAAGGGAGCGATCGACATGAGCGAACAATGGATTTACCTTAACGGCCGCTATGTAAATAAAAATGAGGCGGTTGTATCTGTGTATGATCATGGATTTCTATACGGAGATGGGGTGTTCGAAGGGATTAGAATGTATGACGGCAATGTATTCCGCTTGCAAGAACATGTTGATCGCTTATACGATTCTGCGAAATCAATCATGCTAGAGATTCCGTATAGTAAAGATGAACTAACGGAAATTGTTGCTGAAACTTTGAGGCGGAATGAACTTGATGATGCTTACGTCCGTGTCGTCGTATCGAGAGGCGTTGGAAACCTTGGATTAGATCCAACTCATTGTAAAGAACCCCAAGTCATCGTGATTGCAGAACAACTCGCACTGTTTCCTGAACAGCTTTATGAAACGGGTGTGGAAATTGCAACGGTCGCAAGTCGAAGGAACAGAGCGGATGTATTATCTCCGAAAGTGAAATCATTGAACTACTTGAATAATATTTTAGTGAAAATTGAAGCCAACTTAGCGGGCGTTAGTGAAGCGTTGATGCTAAATGACCAAGGCTATGTGGCGGAAGGATCTGCTGACAACGTGTTTATTATCAAAGGTGGCGTCATTAAAACTCCACCAGGATATGTTGGGGCACTTGAAGGTGTTACTCGGAATGCAATTATGGAAATTGCACAGTTACGAGGCTTTGAAATGCGTGAAGAAGTATTTACAAGACATGATGTTTTTACGGCAGATGAAGTTTTCTTAACAGGAACGGCCGCTGAAGTCATTGGTGTCGTGAAAGTGGATGGTCGTCAAATCGGTGATGGCAGTCCAGGAAAAATTACGAAGCAGCTATTAGAATCATTCAGACAAACGGTAACGGAAGATGGACACAAAATCTATACTCGAAAAGAAGTTCAAGCAGGGTAAATAGTTGGGGTGATGAGATGCGTAGTGACATGATCAAAGTAGGAATTGACCGTGCACCCCATCGGAGTTTACTGCGAGCGACGGGTGTAAAGACGAAAGATATTGAAAAGCCATTTATCGGTGTATGTAACTCATATATCGATATTATTCCGGGTCATATGCACTTAAATAAGTTTGCAGAAGTTGTAAAAGAAGCGATTCGAGAAGCTGGTGGCATTCCATTTGAGTTCAACACGATCGGTGTCGATGATGGCATTGCCATGGGTCACATCGGCATGAGGTACTCTCTACCCAGCAGGGAAGTCATTGCGGATGCAGCAGAAACGGTCATCAATGCACACTGGTTTGATGGGGTCTTCTTCATACCGAATTGTGACAAAATCACACCAGGTATGCTAATGGCAGCAGCAAGAACGAATGTCCCGAGTGTATTTGTTTCCGGTGGTCCTATGGAAGGCGGTAAATCAAAAGACGGTGCACCTTTATCACTCGTATCCGTATTTGAGGGTGTAGGCAAACACCAATCAGGAACGATGAGCTCAGAGGAACTTCTTGATATCGAGCAAAATGCTTGTCCAACATGTGGTTCATGCTCTGGTATGTTTACAGCAAATTCGATGAATTCGCTTATGGAAATGGTTGGACTAGCTTTACCAGGTAACGGAACGATTGTCGCGACTTCCCAAAAGCGTCATGAGCTGATTCGACAAGCTGCACACAACCTCGTCGATATGATTAAGAAGGATATCAAGCCAAGGGACATCGTGACGAAGGATGCCATTGATGATGCATTTGCTCTAGATATGGCGATGGGTGGCTCAACGAACACTGTTCTTCATACGCTTGCAATTGCGAACGAGGCAGAGATTGACTACGATTTTAACCGAATCAATGAAATTGCTGAAAGGACGCCTTACTTAGCTAAAATTAGTCCAGCGTCAGATTACACGATGGATGATGTTGAGAAAGCTGGTGGCATTAGTGCAATTATCAATGAGCTTTGTCAAATTGATGGATTGATTAACAAAGATCGGATCACCGTCTCAGGGACGTCCCTGGCTGATCGGGTAAAGGACTATCCAATTAAAAATGAACAAGTGATCCGGAAGAAGGACAATCCGTATAGTAAGGTTGGTGGATTATCGGTGTTGAATGGCAACATCGCACCGGACGGCGGTGTCATTAAAGTTGGTGCAGTGGATCCTTCGATCAAAACGTTCATGGGAAGAGCGATATGCTTTGACACCCAGGATGAAGCCCAACAAGGTATTGATGATGGCACTGTACAAAAAGGAGATGTCGTTGTCATCCGATATGAAGGCCCGAAAGGTGGACCTGGGATGCCAGAAATGCTCGCGCCAACCGCAGCGATTGCAGGTCGTGGATTAGATAAAGACGTCGCCCTCATTACGGATGGACGTTTTTCGGGGGCATCACGAGGAATATCCGTCGGACACATTTCACCAGAAGCAGCTGAAGGTGGACCGATCGCTTTAGTTGAAAATGGAGATTCAATTTTTATTGACCTAGAAAATAGAACGATTAACCTGATGGTTTCAGAAGAAGAATTAACCGAGCGGAGACAAAAGTTTGTTCAGCCTGAACCGAAAATTAAGAAAGGCTATCTCGCTCGATATGCAAAGCTAGTTACATCAGCAAGTACAGGTGGCATTTTAAAAGTTTGATAAGGATAAAACGTTGACGAGGGAAAAGTGGATGGAAGACGTATTTACAGAGAGCCGGTCATGCTGGAAGCCGGTAATACATCCATTCGTGACATCTCCTCTGAGTACCACATTGAACGCTTGTTGCTAGTAAATGAGGTCAGGTGATTCTTTTAGAAACACCTGTTATCAAAAAAGTGTAGTCTTGAGATTTTGCTGGACTCGCCGAGATAGTGTCTGTGAAGATGCTATGAACAAAGGTGGTACCATGAAAAGGAATTGAGCCTTTTCATCCTTTACGAAACGAAACCGTGTCGTAGTGGGTGGAAAGGCTTTTTGTATTGTTTTAAAGCTTTCAAAAGTAAAGTTGATGGAAGGCCGACGATGTAATGTCTAGTTCCAGCGCACAGTCTCTCGGATCACTTCAGACCTCTTGCGGCGGCGACAGGCTCCTCAAAGGTCTTCCAGTGACCTTCGTGACTACCATTGCGCTTACACTTTTCGAATAAAGGGAGGAGATCAAAATGAAGGCTAATGTGAAGGCAGAACCTCAAGAGCAGCGGTTAACTGGTGCCGAGACTCTTATTCATGCCTTGAAGCAAGAAGATGTTGATGTCGTTTTCGGTTACCCGGGAGGAGCAGTACTCCCGATTTATGACGCACTGTACCGTAATCCGATCAAGCACGTACTGGCAAGACATGAACAAGGCGCGATCCATTCTGCTGAAGGGTACGCAAGAATTTCTGGAAAGCCAGGGGTTGTTATTGCCACATCGGGACCAGGGGCTACTAATCTTGTGACAGGGATTACGGATGCGATGATGGATTCATTGCCACTCGTTATATTCACGGGCCAGGTCGCTTCTGGTGTGATCGGAACAGATGCTTTTCAAGAGGCGGATGTAACCGGCGTAACGATGCCGATTACGAAGCATAATTATCAGGTTCGTGATTTGAAAGACCTTCCGAGAATTGTAAAAGAAGCGTTTCATATTGCAAAGACGGGTAGACCAGGACCGGTACTGGTCGATATTCCGAAGGATGTTTCTGCATCGGTTTCAGACGTCAGTTTTGATTGTCCCGTCCATCTACCTGGTTTTCAACCGACGAAAAGACCGAACCTCCTACAAATCAAGAAGCTGAACGAAGCAATCGAGACCGCAAAGAAACCGGTCATTTTAGCCGGCGCAGGTGTGCTACACGCCAAAGGATCTGAACAACTAAGAGCGGTAGCTGAAGCGAAGCATATTCCGGTCGTTCATACTTTGCTCGGATTGGGTGCCTTCCCAGCTGAACATCCTCTATTCCTCGGAATGGGCGGCATGCATGGCTGTTACGCCGCAAACATGGCGTTGTATGAGAGTGATTTATTAATTAGCGTCGGTGCAAGGTTCGATGACAGACTTACAGGCAATTTGAAAACTTTCGCACCAGAAGCGACGGTTGCCCATATCGATATTGATCCTGCTGAAATTGGTAAGAATGTCGCAACACAAATTCCGATTGTCGCTGATGCGAAGGAAGCGATGCTGAGCCTTTTAGATGAACAAGGAACACCAGCGTTAAGTGAAGATTGGCTCCAGCATTTGGACGGATATAAGCTTGAATATCCGTACTGGAATAAAGAGGTTAAACAAGTCATTTCTCCACAACAATTAATGAAAGACATTCACTTGATTACGCAAGGTGAAGCAATTGTGACGACAGATGTCGGTCAGCATCAAATGTGGGCAGCACAGTATTATACATTCAACGAGCCACATAAATGGGTGACTTCAGGAGGACTTGGGACGATGGGATTCGGGTTTCCAGCCGCAATTGGAGCTCAAATCGCAGAGCCAGACAAGAAAGTCATCAGTATCGTTGGAGACGGCGGATTCCAAATGACGTCCGAAGAGATGATCCTTTTAAAAGAAATGAACCTTCCCGTAAAAGTGGTTATCGTCAATAACGGTGCAATGGGGATGGTAAGGCAATGGCAGGAGGCTTTTTACGAAAAGCGCTATTCACAGTCCGTATTCATGACACAACCTGATTTCGTCAAACTTGCTGAATGTTACGGAGTGAGAGGCTATCAAGCTTCTAATATAGACGAAGCAAGGGCGTTATTATCTGAAGTGCTCCATGATGATGAGCCTGTCTTAATCGACTGTAGAGTTTGTCCAGAGGAAAACGTATTCCCAATGGTCGCTCCAGGAACAGGACTTCACGAAATGATCGGGGTGAGACCGTGAAACGAAGAATCGTAACGGCAACGGTTTTAAACCAAAGTGGAGTTCTGAATCGCGTAACGTGTCTTTTTACGAAGCGTCATTTCAATATTGAAAGCATTACCGTCGGGCATACCGAAACAGAAGGTATTTCTAAAATGACCTTCGTCGTCTCCGTGGAGGATGATCGACAGATTGAGCAGTTGTTGAAGCAACTCAACAAGCAGATTGATGTTCTCAAAGTTTCAGATATTACGAATCAAGCGATTGTCGCAAGGGAGCTAGCGCTCATTAAAGTCCTTGCGAACGGACAGACGCGAGCCGAAATCAACGGAATCGTCGAGCCATTCAGGGCACTAATTATAGATTTATCAAGGGATACCCTGATCGTTCAAGTGACCGGTGATACGGAAAAAATTGAAGCGATTATTGAGCTTTTGAAGCCTTATGGCATTAAAGAACTATCGAGGACAGGCGTTACCGCATTCGCACGCGGATCTCAGAAATCAGTAACCGATATTAAGCAATACACACTACTCAAATAGAAAGGATGAATGGAAATGGTCAAAGTCTATTATAACGATGATGTGAAGGGTGAGGTATTACAAGGTAGGAAAGTAGCGGTGGTCGGCTATGGCTCACAAGGTCATGCACACGCACAAAATTTACGAGACAGCGGCCATGAGGTAGTAGTAGGACTTCGAAAAGGAAAGTCATGGGACCAAGCCGTGAGTGACGGTTTTTCGGTAAAAACGGTTCGTGAAGCTAGTGAAGAAGCGGATGTCGTGATGGTCCTCTTGCCAGATGAGTGGCAACCGACTGTATATAAGAATGAAATCGAACCAGGGCTGACACCTGGAAAAGCATTAGCGTTCGCACATGGATTTAACGTCCATTTCCATCAAGTCGTACCACCAAAGGATGTCGATGTGTTCCTCGTAGCACCGAAAGGACCTGGACATCTCGTGCGCCGGACGTTCGAAAGTGGTGCAGGCGTTCCCGCATTATTCGGCGTCCTTCAAAATGTAACAGGTGAAGCTGACAATCTAGCATTAGCATATGCGAAAGGAATCGGAGCTGGACGAGCAGGGATTTTAGAAACGACATTTCAAGAGGAAACCGAAACGGATTTATTCGGTGAACAAGCCGTCCTTTGCGGAGGACTCACCTCTCTTGTAAAAGCTGGATTTGAAACATTAACTGAAGCAGGATATCAACCCGAAGTCGCCTATTTCGAATGTTTACACGAGCTTAAGCTGATCGTAGATCTCATGTATGAAGGTGGCATTGAAGGCATGAGATATTCCGTTTCTGATACAGCTCAATGGGGAGATTTCGTTTCAGGACCACGCGTCGTAAACGAAGAAACAAAAGCGAGAATGAAAGAGGTATTAGAAGACATTCAATCTGGTAAGTTCGCAAAAGGATGGATTCTTGAGAATCAGACGAATCGTCCGGAATACAATGCGACAAACAAACGCGAACAAGATCACCAAATCGAAGTCGTCGGTAGAAAGTTACGAGAATTGATGCCGTTCATCAAAAAGGACGAAAAAAAGGAAGTGGTGTTCAGTGGCAAAGATTGATGTCTTCGATACGACGCTAAGAGACGGTGAACAATCGGCTGGCGTGAACTTGAACCTTTTAGAAAAAATGGAAATCGCCTATCAGTTGGAGCGGCTAAATGTTGATATTATCGAAGCGGGTTTTCCGGCAGCATCCAATGGAGATTTACAATCGGTCAAACGCATTGCGGAAGCGGTAAAAGGGAGTTCGGTTACCGGGCTCTCAAGAGCAAATCAAAATGACATTGATGCTGCATGGGAAGCGTTGAAAGGATCTGTTGAACCGCGGATTCATATCTTTCTAGCAACATCACCGATCCATATGACGTACAAGTTGAAAATGACGACCGATCAAGTACTTGAAACAGCAGTTGAATCGGTAAAATACGCAAGCGAAAAGTTCACGCACGTCCAATGGTCAGCAGAGGATGCTTGCAGGTCCGACAAGCACTTTTTAGTGAAAATCATTAAGGAAGTGATTGACGCAGGTGCGACCGTCATCAATCTACCTGATACGGTCGGCTATATGTCACCAGAAGAGTACGGCGCGTTGTTTCGCTTCATTAAGGAAAATGTACCGAACATCAACCGCGTAAAGCTGTCTGCGCATTGTCATAATGACTTAGGCATGGCGACATCGAACACACTCAAAGCGATTGAAAATGGCGCAGATCAAGTGGAAGGAACGATCAATGCAATCGGTGAAAGAGCTGGTAACACAGGTCTTGAGGAAATCGCGGTCGCGCTTCATATTCGTGAAGACATATACAGAGCAAAAACGGGCTTGAAGCTAGATGAGCTGAAGCGAACGAGCAACCTCGTTAGCAAGTTGACAGGTATGAGCGTACCTGGAAACAAAGCTGTTGTCGGAAATAATGCATTTGCACACGAATCTGGCATTCATCAAGACGGTGTGTTGAAGGAAAAAACAACATACGAGATCATCAGTCCGGAATTGATCGGTGTACAAACGAACCGACTTGTTCTCGGTAAACACTCCGGTCGACACGCTTTTAGGATGAGGGTCAAAGAAATGGGATTCGAACTGACCGATCAGAAGTTGAACGATGCGTTTAAAATGTTCAAAGACTTAGCGGATAAGAAAAAGGAAATTTCAGATGAGGATTTATTCGCGATTCTAATGGAAAAACAAACCGAAGCGGATGGCACACCGATTTATGAGTTAAAGAGTTTACAAGTCCAATATGGCATGGATAACATTCCAACCGCCACAATCGCTGTCGTTAATCCCGAAGGCGTCTACCAGCAGGAAGCGGCAACGGGTTTTGGTAGTGTCGAAGCGATCTACAATACGATTGAAAAACTAGTAGAAGATTCAGTAGTGTTACTGGATTACAAGATTCACTCTGTCGGCGGAGGAAGAGATGCGCTGGCTGAAGTGTACGTCCAAGTGACGTATAACGACCATCAATCGAGTGGAAGAGGCACAGCACAGGACGTATTAGAAGCTTCAGCTCGCGCATACCTAGATGCAGTCAACCGAGTAAGAAGCGTCCATCACCGAGAAAAGCAAAAAGTGACAGTTTAAGATAACAGACTTTTATTAAATGGAGGGATTATGATGAAAAAGCAAGTGGCAGTACTACCTGGAGATGGAATTGGACAAGAAGTGTTAAACGGTGCGCTCGATGTATTAAAAGCTGTCGAAGACCAATATGGACATGAATTCGAGATTGTCCAAGGAAAAATTGGTGGTGCTGCAATTGATCATCATGGCACACCTCTACCAAGGGAAACGCTAGATCTTTGTAAACAAAGTGACGCGGTATTGCTTGGCGCTGTCGGAGGACCGAAGTGGGAAGACAATCCCGTAGATCTCCGGCCAGAAAAAGGATTACTTGGACTTCGCAAGGAGCTTGGCCTGTTTGCGAACTTTCGCCCCGTCAAGACATTTGAATCACTTCAAGATGCTTCACCTATGAAACCGAGCGTCGTTAAAGATGTCGATTTCGTTATCGTACGAGAGCTGACAAGTGGACTTTATTTTGGTGAACCTCGTGAAAGAAGAGGCAAAAATCGTGAGATAGCTGTCGACACGCTTCAGTACGAAAAGAAAGAAATTGAAAAAGTCGTGCATAAAGCATTTCAACTGGCGTCCGAAAGGCGCAAGAAATTGACTTCAGTCGATAAAGCGAACGTGCTTGAATCGAGCAGAATGTGGCGTGAAGTCGTAAATGAAGTCGCAACCGAGTATCCAACTGTTGAGGTTGAGCATTTACTTGTAGATGCTGCAGCGATGAAGCTTGTTTATCAACCGAAGCAGTTTGACGTAATCGTAACCGAGAATATGTTCGGAGACATCTTGAGTGATGAGGCTTCCATGCTGACAGGGTCCCTCGGCATGTTGCCTTCAGCTAGTTTGAGAGAGGATACTTTCGGTGTCTACGAGCCCGTTCACGGTTCTGCTCCAGACATTGCTGGCAGGAACCTAGCCAATCCACTAGGTATGATTCAATCGGTTGCGATGATGCTGAGACATTCCTTTGGATTGCATGAGGA from Pseudalkalibacillus berkeleyi encodes:
- a CDS encoding trans-sulfuration enzyme family protein; this encodes MEKFRFDSKAVHFNKKLKSESTSKAQPIYQTSAFKFSNLDELEGYFEGKSPHMYSRVSNPNTDDLGTGVAQLEGAPKGVATSSGISAILAGILAVAEHGDHIVACEDLYGGTYQLLAKELPTFGIEVSFVSFESKDSIRSAIKDNTVLLYSESITNPFLRVENLSTIVALGKEYNIKTMIDNTFATPYLMQPYLDGINIVAHSATKYIGGHSDITAGVIVGDQVLIEKAKKKVMNLGSNLSPFEAWLTCRGLKTLSVRMEKHIQNAQRLASYLSEHEGIKKVYYPEHASEKGNGAIVSILLGEDINPNTFSEKLDWIGVVPTLAGVETTISYPIGTSHRALPKSEQERMGITKSLIRISVGIEDYKDIEEAFQVALS
- the ilvE gene encoding branched-chain-amino-acid transaminase translates to MSEQWIYLNGRYVNKNEAVVSVYDHGFLYGDGVFEGIRMYDGNVFRLQEHVDRLYDSAKSIMLEIPYSKDELTEIVAETLRRNELDDAYVRVVVSRGVGNLGLDPTHCKEPQVIVIAEQLALFPEQLYETGVEIATVASRRNRADVLSPKVKSLNYLNNILVKIEANLAGVSEALMLNDQGYVAEGSADNVFIIKGGVIKTPPGYVGALEGVTRNAIMEIAQLRGFEMREEVFTRHDVFTADEVFLTGTAAEVIGVVKVDGRQIGDGSPGKITKQLLESFRQTVTEDGHKIYTRKEVQAG
- the ilvD gene encoding dihydroxy-acid dehydratase, which codes for MRSDMIKVGIDRAPHRSLLRATGVKTKDIEKPFIGVCNSYIDIIPGHMHLNKFAEVVKEAIREAGGIPFEFNTIGVDDGIAMGHIGMRYSLPSREVIADAAETVINAHWFDGVFFIPNCDKITPGMLMAAARTNVPSVFVSGGPMEGGKSKDGAPLSLVSVFEGVGKHQSGTMSSEELLDIEQNACPTCGSCSGMFTANSMNSLMEMVGLALPGNGTIVATSQKRHELIRQAAHNLVDMIKKDIKPRDIVTKDAIDDAFALDMAMGGSTNTVLHTLAIANEAEIDYDFNRINEIAERTPYLAKISPASDYTMDDVEKAGGISAIINELCQIDGLINKDRITVSGTSLADRVKDYPIKNEQVIRKKDNPYSKVGGLSVLNGNIAPDGGVIKVGAVDPSIKTFMGRAICFDTQDEAQQGIDDGTVQKGDVVVIRYEGPKGGPGMPEMLAPTAAIAGRGLDKDVALITDGRFSGASRGISVGHISPEAAEGGPIALVENGDSIFIDLENRTINLMVSEEELTERRQKFVQPEPKIKKGYLARYAKLVTSASTGGILKV
- the ilvB gene encoding acetolactate synthase large subunit, with translation MKANVKAEPQEQRLTGAETLIHALKQEDVDVVFGYPGGAVLPIYDALYRNPIKHVLARHEQGAIHSAEGYARISGKPGVVIATSGPGATNLVTGITDAMMDSLPLVIFTGQVASGVIGTDAFQEADVTGVTMPITKHNYQVRDLKDLPRIVKEAFHIAKTGRPGPVLVDIPKDVSASVSDVSFDCPVHLPGFQPTKRPNLLQIKKLNEAIETAKKPVILAGAGVLHAKGSEQLRAVAEAKHIPVVHTLLGLGAFPAEHPLFLGMGGMHGCYAANMALYESDLLISVGARFDDRLTGNLKTFAPEATVAHIDIDPAEIGKNVATQIPIVADAKEAMLSLLDEQGTPALSEDWLQHLDGYKLEYPYWNKEVKQVISPQQLMKDIHLITQGEAIVTTDVGQHQMWAAQYYTFNEPHKWVTSGGLGTMGFGFPAAIGAQIAEPDKKVISIVGDGGFQMTSEEMILLKEMNLPVKVVIVNNGAMGMVRQWQEAFYEKRYSQSVFMTQPDFVKLAECYGVRGYQASNIDEARALLSEVLHDDEPVLIDCRVCPEENVFPMVAPGTGLHEMIGVRP
- the ilvN gene encoding acetolactate synthase small subunit, with the translated sequence MKRRIVTATVLNQSGVLNRVTCLFTKRHFNIESITVGHTETEGISKMTFVVSVEDDRQIEQLLKQLNKQIDVLKVSDITNQAIVARELALIKVLANGQTRAEINGIVEPFRALIIDLSRDTLIVQVTGDTEKIEAIIELLKPYGIKELSRTGVTAFARGSQKSVTDIKQYTLLK
- the ilvC gene encoding ketol-acid reductoisomerase, giving the protein MVKVYYNDDVKGEVLQGRKVAVVGYGSQGHAHAQNLRDSGHEVVVGLRKGKSWDQAVSDGFSVKTVREASEEADVVMVLLPDEWQPTVYKNEIEPGLTPGKALAFAHGFNVHFHQVVPPKDVDVFLVAPKGPGHLVRRTFESGAGVPALFGVLQNVTGEADNLALAYAKGIGAGRAGILETTFQEETETDLFGEQAVLCGGLTSLVKAGFETLTEAGYQPEVAYFECLHELKLIVDLMYEGGIEGMRYSVSDTAQWGDFVSGPRVVNEETKARMKEVLEDIQSGKFAKGWILENQTNRPEYNATNKREQDHQIEVVGRKLRELMPFIKKDEKKEVVFSGKD
- a CDS encoding 2-isopropylmalate synthase translates to MAKIDVFDTTLRDGEQSAGVNLNLLEKMEIAYQLERLNVDIIEAGFPAASNGDLQSVKRIAEAVKGSSVTGLSRANQNDIDAAWEALKGSVEPRIHIFLATSPIHMTYKLKMTTDQVLETAVESVKYASEKFTHVQWSAEDACRSDKHFLVKIIKEVIDAGATVINLPDTVGYMSPEEYGALFRFIKENVPNINRVKLSAHCHNDLGMATSNTLKAIENGADQVEGTINAIGERAGNTGLEEIAVALHIREDIYRAKTGLKLDELKRTSNLVSKLTGMSVPGNKAVVGNNAFAHESGIHQDGVLKEKTTYEIISPELIGVQTNRLVLGKHSGRHAFRMRVKEMGFELTDQKLNDAFKMFKDLADKKKEISDEDLFAILMEKQTEADGTPIYELKSLQVQYGMDNIPTATIAVVNPEGVYQQEAATGFGSVEAIYNTIEKLVEDSVVLLDYKIHSVGGGRDALAEVYVQVTYNDHQSSGRGTAQDVLEASARAYLDAVNRVRSVHHREKQKVTV
- the leuB gene encoding 3-isopropylmalate dehydrogenase: MKKQVAVLPGDGIGQEVLNGALDVLKAVEDQYGHEFEIVQGKIGGAAIDHHGTPLPRETLDLCKQSDAVLLGAVGGPKWEDNPVDLRPEKGLLGLRKELGLFANFRPVKTFESLQDASPMKPSVVKDVDFVIVRELTSGLYFGEPRERRGKNREIAVDTLQYEKKEIEKVVHKAFQLASERRKKLTSVDKANVLESSRMWREVVNEVATEYPTVEVEHLLVDAAAMKLVYQPKQFDVIVTENMFGDILSDEASMLTGSLGMLPSASLREDTFGVYEPVHGSAPDIAGRNLANPLGMIQSVAMMLRHSFGLHEEAEMIDQAINEVLKAGYRTGDLSGHEKIHPVVKTDEMSDFVVEHFTPNYAISGILAAYM